One region of Ardenticatena maritima genomic DNA includes:
- the rpsT gene encoding 30S ribosomal protein S20, producing the protein MANTKSAKKRIRQNEKRRLRNRFFKGNARSFIKRARLAIQEGNLEEAEMWVRKAYKALDKAASKGVIHPNNAARRKSRLMNMLNRARSAS; encoded by the coding sequence GTGGCTAATACGAAATCGGCGAAGAAGCGCATTCGCCAGAACGAAAAGCGCCGCTTGCGCAATCGCTTTTTCAAAGGGAATGCACGTTCGTTCATCAAACGTGCGCGCCTGGCGATTCAAGAAGGGAACTTGGAAGAAGCCGAAATGTGGGTGCGGAAGGCCTACAAGGCGCTGGATAAAGCCGCGAGCAAGGGGGTTATTCATCCCAACAACGCGGCACGCCGCAAGTCGCGCTTGATGAACATGCTCAACCGCGCTCGCTCGGCTTCCTAA